ATCTCCAAAACCACAAAGGAAACCCAACAGAGCCAATAAGAAGGAGCAGTCAGCAAAAATCCGCCCCCAAGGGCCGATTTAGATGCGTAAGCCCTAGTTGACAAGGCGGTTGAGACCGAGATGATAAATGGATATATACCCGGCGAGGAAGGATTGAAGCCGGTTCCCCAGGCGAAGCATCGGCTTGAGGTGAGGATTGACAAGGTTTTGACCCTATCGACGGGCCCGCACTCGGACGAATGATGAGAGCCGCAGGTTTCGGATTTGCGGAAAAATCGCCCGTGTTACTTGAAAAAGTTGTGGAAATCTGGGGCTCTTTCTGATAGACTGTTGGCGCAACCCCGGGCCGATAACCCCCGGCAGGACCTTTGGAATCCGCCGAAAGAAAGTCTGTCTGCTACGTCGGCTCGCGGCATGGACTAAGAATGCAGGTGTTTTGTCTGAGGCTGAGCTTCAAAGGAGAGGACGTATGGGTAATAACTACTACCGTATCAACAAGCGCGACATCGATTTCATCATGAATGAGCAGCTCCGCGTGGAGCAGCTCTGCGAACTGGAGAAGTACAAGGACTTTGCGGTGGAAGACTTCGACATGATCATCACCGAAGCGATCAAGTTCGCTCAGGAAGTGCTCGGTCCGATGAATCAGGACGCCGACCGCGACGGCGCGAAGTACGACAAGGGCGTGGTGAAGGCGCCGGAGTATTTCCACAAGGCGTACAAGCTGGCCTGCGAAAACGGCTGGATCGCGATGTCCAACAGTCAGGAATGGGGCGGACAGGGGCTTCCGACCGTGGTCGCCATGAGCGCGGGCGAGATTCTGACGGGCGCCTGCACCAGTTTCATGCTGTATTTCCCCGGCCCTGGCGTTGCGCATATGGTCGAGAACTTCGGCCCGCAGTATCTGCGCGAGTTGTTTTGCGAGAAGCTTTACACCGGCGAGTGGGGCGGCACGATGTGCCTGACCGAGCCGGGCGCCGGAACCGCATTGGGCGATCTGAGGACGTCGGCGAAGAAGGACGGCGACACCTATCTTATTTCCGGCACGAAGTGCTTTATCACCTCGGGCGACCACGACCTGACGCCGAATATCATTCACGGCGTTTTGGCGCGCGTCGAGGGCGGCCCGGCGGGAACGAAGGGCATCACTCAGTTTATCGTGCCGAAGTACTGGGTGAACAAGGACGGCTCGGTCGGCGATTTCAACAATGTCACCTGCGCCGGCATCGAGAAGAAGATGGGCATCAAGGCATCGGCCACCTGCGTTCTGAATTTCGGCGAGAGCGGTCCCTGCCGCGGCTATCTGCTCGGTGACGCCGAGAACCAGGGCATGAAGCAGATGTTCCAGATGATGAACGAGGCCCGCATCACGACCGGACTGCAAGGGATCGCGCTCGCGGCGGCCGCATATGAGAATGCGGTGCAGTACACCCAGGAGCGCATCCAGGGCGTGCACGTGTCCCAGATGAGGGACCCGAACGCGCCGCGCGTTCCGATCATCAAACACTCCGACGTGCGCCGGATGCTCCTGTTCCAAAAAGGTTTTATCGAGGGAATGCGCGCATTCGCGTACCGGCTGGCGATGTTCGAAGACCTCGCGCACGCGCATCCGGACGCAGAAAAGAAATCCTATTATCAAGGTTTCGTGGACCTGATGACCCCGATCATCAAGGCCTACTGTTCCGACATGGGATTCGAGTCGGCGTCCATGGCGATGCAGTGCTACGGCGGCTACGGCTACTGCCAGGAATATCCGGTCGAGCAATACTGCCGCGACTCGCGCATCGCGATGATCTTCGAGGGAACCAACTTCGTTCAGTCGGCGGACCTGATCGGCCGCAAGCTGAACATCGGCGGCGGCATCCTGATGCAGAACTACATGGCATATCTCGACGAGTTCATCGGCGGGCTGAAGGGCGACGGCGAAGTCGGCAAGATGGCCGAGCAGCTTGACGCCGCAAAGAACACCCTGCTGGAGACAACGATGAAGATCGGCGGGATCGCGATGGAAGGCGACCTCGATTACGTCATGTCGGTGTCGACCCGGTACCTGCACATGTTCGGCGAGATCGTGATCGCGCGCGAACTGATCGAGCAGGCAGCCATTGCAGCCGAGAAGATCAAGAGCGTCGCGTCCGACAGCCAGGATTACGCCTTCTACTCCGGGAAAATCCACTCGGCAAAGTTCTTCGTCAATAACGTTTTGCCGGGCGTCGAAATGAAGGCAAAGGTGATTGCAAACGGCGACCGGAGCTGCATCGAGATTCCGGATGCCGGTTTCTCGCTTGCGTAACAAATGGGGCTGATACGGATCGCCTGATTTCGGGAGAGAGAACGGCCGGCCGTCGAAGTCAAGGAGGCTTCGGCGGCCGGCTTAATTTTTGTGGCGTTTTAGGTCAGAAGGGCTCGATGTGAATCTGCACGTCGGTTACGCCCGGGATTTGCTGTTTGAGGCTGCGCTCGAGCCGGTGCGCCAGGGCGTGGGCTTCGCCGACTTCCATTTTCTGGTTCACCACAATGTGAAGGTCGATGTTGATATCATCTTTCCGGCCGCGCGTCCGGATTTTGTGGCATTTTTCAATGCCCTCGATTTTGGCGCAGACCTCTTCGACGCGCGTCTTGTCCAGAACCATACGATCGACCAACACCATGGAACTGCGCCGGAGGATCATGAAGCCGGCATGGCCGATGGCGAAGGCGATGCCGATTGCGACCACGATGTCCCAGCGCGGGTACCCCATGTGCGCGAGCACGAGCGTTCCGATGACCGATATTGAGACGAAGATGTCGCTTCTCGTTTGGGCCGAGTCGGCTATCAGCACGTCACTCGAAAGCTCCTCTCCCCGGCGGCTTTCGTAGCGGGTTACGAAGATATTGACGATAATGGTGATAATCATGACGCCGAAACTGGCCGGCGAGACCTCGATCGGCTGCGGATTGAACATTCGACGAAAGGCTAACTCGATCACTTCGAAGCAGGTAATGAAAAGGAGGATCGATATCGCGATTGCCGTGAAGGTCTCATATTTCTTGTGACCGTAGGGGTGCACCTCATCGCGTTCCTTTGCGGCGACGGTAAGGCCGACAAGACCGATGACATTCGAGGCCCCGTCAAGAAGCGAATGGAAGCCGTCGGCGATCATGCTGAGTGAGTTGATTAAATAGCCGACCGCCATCTTTGCAAGCGCGACCGACCAATTCAAGAGCAGAACCAGCAGCAGCACCCTGCGCGCGCGAGCGAAGTTATCAAGTCTTGCCAAGCCGCGTCCATCCTCCTTCTTCTTCCGATGTCAAGTTTATCAGTCGACTGGTCCATCTGCAAAATGGAACGAGCAAACATCCTGCGGTGGCGCCCGTCCCAAATTCACATGATTCGCTTGCGGAACCTCAGAATGCACATGGCTATCATGAACAAGCCGAAGATAACGAGAGGATATATCTGTGGCCAAAGGATTCCGGCGCCGACTCCCTTAAGAACGATGCCTCGAATGATAATCAGGAAATAGCGTACCGGCATCAGGTACGTCAGGTACTGGATCCATACGGGCATATTCGCGATCGGAAAAATGAATCCGGACAGCAGGATCATCGGCATGATAAAAAAGAAGGTTACAATCATCGCTTGCTGTTGGGTTCTGCAGAACGTCGACACGAGCAGTCCCAGACTCAATGTCGAGAGCAGGAACAGACCGGACAGCGCGAAAAGGAGCGGGATGCTGCCGCGAATCGGGATGTCGAACCAGAAGACCGCGGCAAGCAGAATGATGGTGACGTCAAGCACTCCAATGAAGACGAAGGGAATCAGCTTCCCGAGGATCAGATTTACGGAGCGCACGGGGGTGACGATCAACTGCTCCATCGTGCCGATCTCCTTTTCGCGCACCATGCTCATCGACGTCATGATCGACGTCATGATGAGCAGAATCAACGCGATGACCCCCGGCACCATGAAGTTCCGGCTCTGCAGGCTGGGGTTGTAACGGACTCGGATGCGATCATCCACAAGGAGGACTCCTTCAGCCGTGTGTTCGGCGGCATGAAGAAGGCGCGCATCTCCCACGATGCGCAACCAGGTATACAAGCTGTCCAGCGCATGCCGCTGAGAAATTCCGGCAGCATAGTTGGCAGCCAGCGTCGCTTCATTTGAATTGGTTCCATCGATGAACATCTGGACCTTCGCCGTTCGACCGCGATGCAGATCGCGGGCGAAATCGGGAGGAATAACGATGGCCGCAGTGACTTTGCCGGCATCCAGAGCGGAACGAACGTCGTCATACGCATCGACATAAAGAGTCGCTTTGAAGTACCGCGAATTGAAGAAGCGCCTGAGGTATTCACGCGATTCCGCGGACCGGTCAAGGTCATAGACGGCGGTGGGAATGTTTTCGATGTCGAATGTGGCCGCGTACCCATAAATGATCAACTGCAAGGTCGGCGCTATCAGGATCAATGGGAACATCCGCCTGTCGCGCAGCAACTGGAGCAGTTCCTTGAGGGTGATGTTGAGGATTTCCCTCAGCATTATAATCTCCTCCGGGAGACTCGTCTCGACGACAGAACGAGCATTGCCGCCGAGAAAGCTGCAAGGCTCAGTATGTGCGGAAGGAGAGACTCGGCGCCCACGCCTTTCATGATGATCCCCCTGAGAATCACGATGAAATAGCGCACGGGAACGATATAGGTGACCAGCCGTATTCCCCAGGGCATGCTTTCGATCGGGAAAATGAAACCGGATAACAGAAACGACGGGAGCGCCGTCGTAAGCATGCAGATGGTCCATGCCACCTGCTGGCTGGATGCGATTGTCGAGATGAGGATCCCCAGTCCGAGCGCGCTGAGAAGGAAGAGCGCCGACAGCCAGAACAACAGCGTTATGCTGCCGCGGAACGGCACATGAAAGAATTCCCATGAGACAAAGAGCAGAACAAACATGTTGGCCATCGCTACCACGAAATACGGCGCGATCTTGCCAAGCACCAGGGCCACCCTCGGAAGCGGCGCGACCATCAGCATCTCAATGGTCCCGCGCTCCTTCTCCCTGACAATGGACATTGCCGTCAAAACCGTTGTTGTGACCATCATCACCATCGCGACCAAGCCCGGCACGAAGAAGTTCTCACTGATCAGCTCCGGGTTGTACCAGATGCGGGTTTCAAGATCGACCGGCAGAGCAGGGTCCTGAGCGAGTGCCCCGCTCCGCTGAAATGTTTCGAGGAAAACGCGCGTCGAAAACTGCTGGATAATGAGGTTGATGTAACTGAGCGCGATAGCGGTCGTATTATTGTCGGAGCCGTCGATCAGGATGCCGATCGGGGCCGGCTGCGCTTTTTTGATGTTTTCTTCGAAGCCGGGTGGAATTTTCAGCGTAACCCGTATTTTGCCACTGTCCAGAAGATGCGCAATCCGCCGATCATTCTCGCTATACTCCGTAATGGTAAAATAGCCGCTCTCGGTAAAGTTGCGGATCAATTCGCGTGAGACGGGAGTTCGATCGAGGTCCCAGACAACCAGGTTAATATTATTCAGATCGAGCGAGATGGCGATCCCGAACAGGATCAGCATCACGCCCGGCATGATGAACATGATCATGAGCGAGACGGGATCTCTCAGCACCTGGATGACTTCTTTTTCTATGAGCGCGAACAGGCGCAGCATGACAAGGCTCCGGAAAGTTTCAGTTTTTTCTGGAAAGGGAAACGAAGACGTCTTCGATGGAAGCCGGTATCGGCCCAAGCTCGTAGACGTCTATATCGGCCTGCTGCATCAAGCGTCGAATGATCGAGATTCCGGATTCTCGCTCCTTGACAACGACATGAATTTCCTCGCCGTAGATGTTGCTGTCGGTGACTTCGCCCGACCTGAGCAGCGTCTCGAACGCTTTCTGGATGTCGGAGCAGCGAAGTTTGAGAATCTCCTCGGTCATGACCCGCGTTTTCACGTTGAGCGGAGAATCGCAGGCAACAAGGCGCCCGCGCCAAATGAAACCGATCTTGTTACAGCGCTCGGCTTCCTCCATGTAGTGGGTGGTGACGAAAAGCGTTATCCCCTTGTTCTGCGAGAGGTCATACAGGATGTCCCACAGGGTGCGCCGCGATACGGGATCAATGCCGGCGGTAGGCTCGTCGAGGAACAGTATTTGCGGCTCGTGGACGACGGCGCACGCGAGGGCAAGACGCTGTTTCCAGCCGCCGGATAATTTGGCGCTCAAGTGCTTGCGATACTCGCTAAAACCCATTGTCTCGATTACCGCGTCCCGCCGGAGCCTCGCTTGTTTCCAGTCTTGAAGATAAAGGCGGGAGTAAAAAGCAAGGTTCTCCTCGACGGTGAGGTCATTGTACAACCCGAAGCTCTGAGACATGTATCCAATGATGCGCTTGATTTGTTCGGGCTGCCGCACGATGTCGAAACCGCCGACGGTAGCCGTCCCCGCCGTCGGCCTCAGGATTCCGCATAACATCCGGATGGTGGTGCTTTTGCCCGCTCCGTTTGGCCCCAGAAAACCGAAAACCTCTCCCCGAGCGATCTGCAAATCGAGGTTATCGACAGCGGTGACCGGACCGAATCTGCGCGTGAGGCCACTGGTCTCTATTGCGTTACCATTCGGTTTCTGAACCATCGGGCTCACCCTTGCTAAAGCTGTCTTTGCGTCTGCGAGCCTGGGGAAAGCGAGTCAAGCTCTATATCGCCATACATGCCGGGCTTGAGCAGTCCTCCCGCATTATCTATTCCAACTTTGACCGCGAAAACCAGCTTTACCCGGTCTTCCCGTGTCTGAATGTTTTTGGGGGTGAACTCAGCTTCATCCGCGATATAGGTGATATGACCGGTAAAAGGACGCGCGGGGAAGGCATCCACTCGCACAACCGCTTGTTGTCCGACCTTCAGTTTCCCGATATCGACCTCGTCGATGTATATCTTGACCCACATGTCATCAAGATCGGCAACGGTAACAATGGGCACGCCTGGAGACATAACCTCACCCTGTTCGGCGTTCTTAACGAGGACGACGCCGCTCAGCGGTGCAGTGATCCGCGCTTTCTCGAGGCGGACCTCCGAGAGCCGAAGCGCAGCCTCAGCCTGCTCAACCTCGGCCCGGGCGGCATCAATGCGATCGGGCCGCGAGCCGGCCTCGAGCAATTTCAGTTCCTCGACGGCCACGGCATACTGCCCCCGCGAAACGTCGCGGTTGGCAACGGCGGAATCAAGTTGATGCTGCGAGGCTACCCCTTCCTTGTGAAGGTCTCTGGCACGGCGCCATTCAGCCTCGTCGAGAGCCATTTTCGCTTTCGCGAGTTCGACCCGGGCGCGCGCCTGGCTCAGTTCCTGAGTGCGTGCACCGGCTTCCAAATCTCGAAGCGCCGAGCGGGCAGATTCAAGCAGTCCCCGAGCGCGAAGGACCTCGGCTTCCAGCAGGCTCGTATCCAGTTGCGCGATCAAAGCACCGCGCTTGACATGGTCTCCTTCCTTGACGGCCAGCTCGAGTATTCTTCCGCCGATCTCAGCCGCAATATCGACCTCGGTGGCCTCTATCGTGCCGGTTGCAACGATCAAATGCCTCAGATTATTCCTGTTCGTCACAAAATCCATCCGCAGTCCAATGAATCCCAATACAAGAAAAAACGCCAGAATAACTGCGATTTTCAGAATCGGCCGCTTCTTAGTTTTATCGCTCATGCTCTTGTTCTTTTCCCTGCTGCCGGACCTGCAGCAGTCCCTCGAGGTAGATCTGTTTGATCTCATCTACGGCTTGTTCCGGGGAAAACGTTCCGGGATCAAAATAGCGCCGCAACAGCGTCAACTGCATTCCTCCGAGAAGAAAGGAAGCCGCGATTTGAGGATCGACTTTCTTGATCCGGCCGAGCTCGATTCCTTCGGAGATGACTCCTGCAATCAGCGAGGCGTACGGGGCAACCGCGACATGAAGAATTCGCGCCATCTGTACTTTTGCTCCGGGCCTTTTTCCATAAATGATCTGGAAGATATTACCCTCTTTCGTGAAGAAATGGAAATGGAAAGAGATTAGGCGGTCGAGCTTCTGCAGGCCCGGCGGCTCATTCGAGAGGGCATCGACCAATGCGGACAGATACGACCCGGCGAAACAGGTCACGGTATGGATAAGCAGGTCGTCCTTCGTGCGGAAGTAGTTATAAATCGACCCCTCGGCTACGCCCGCTTTCCTGGCGATTTCCGCCGTCGTCGCCTGGTCGAATCCCTTTTCGGCGGCGATGGCAAGCGTAGCATCGACGATTTTCTGCTTGGTTTCCGATGCCGATGCGGCCTTATTTTTTGAGCTGGCTGTTCGCATGGGTCGTGTCGTCGGGGCCCGCGTGAGTGAGTGCTCACTCATTAAATCTTACCACTGAAGCGGCTCTCTGTCAAATCGTATCTCTGATATCTCCGGCCGCCAGAGCTAGACACGCCTGCTTCTTCGATCACTGGGCGCAATTCGACTGAGCGATCGTTCGGGCGTTTCCCTTTAACCGCATTTTTTCGGTGCGGGAGGAGTTGAAAAACTCTGGCATTTTTATTATAATTATCTTTTCCTCAATATGTGTGGAACGCGTATCTTTATGGAGGCTGTTGAGAAATGCCGACTTATGAGTATGAGTGTACAAGCTGCGGTCACATCTGTGAAGTGTTTCACGGGATGACCGTCAAGCCGCGCGTCAAATGTCCCGAATGCGGGGGGCAAACGAGAAAGAAAATAGGCGCGGGTGCCGGGATCATCTTTAAAGGGTCCGGTTTTTACGAGACCGACTACAAGCGCAAATCCAACGATGCGAAGTGCCAACCGAACTCTCCGAAGCCTTCGGAAACGAAGAACGATAAGAAAACTGATAGCCCAAAAGCCGACTGATGTTGATTCGTAAATCGAGGTGCGCATACAGGTCACTTCCGGATGAACACGAAAGAAATCGTAGATCTGAATCACGCGTACGTCATTGACACGTATGGAAAACAACGGAATCTTGCCTTAGTGAAGGGAAGGGGGACGCGTGTGCAGGATGCGGACGGAAGGATTTATCTTGATTTTCTTTCCGGTCTTGCCGTGAACGCGTTGGGACATTGCCATCCCGCCGTCGTGGATGCTTTGCGGAATCAAGCCGAGACCCTTATCCACGTCTCAAACCTTTATTACATAGAACCTCAGGTTCGGCTGGCGGAGGCGCTCGTATCCCATTCCTTCGCGTCGAAATGTTTTTTCTGTAACAGCGGCGCCGAGGCGAACGAGGCTGCCATCAAATTGGCGCGAAAATGGGGGAATACCTCCGGCAAAGGCGGCCGGATCATTACCTTCAGGAATTCGTTTCACGGGCGCACGCTTGCAACAATTACCGCTACCGGACAGGAGAAATTTCAGCGAAACTTTCAGCCGCTGGTCGATGGGTTCTCATACGCTTCCCTGAACGATATCGAATCCGTTGAGGAGCTTGCAGATGGGCGGACGTGTGCGATTCTTCTCGAGCTGGTGCAGGCCGAGGGGGGCGTGCATGTGGCGTCTCAAGGTTTTGTCGACAGTCTGAGGAGATTCTGTGAGGAACGCGATCTTCTATTGATACTTGATGAAGTACAAACCGGCATGGGCCGAACGGGCCGGCTGTTTGCCTATGAGCATTACAATCTGGAACCCGATATAGTGACCCTTGCGAAGGCGCTCGGCGGGGGCGTTCCCATCGGGGCGATGTTGGCCGGACCGAAGGTGGCCGACGTGCTTCAGCCGGGTGATCATGCAAGCACGTTTGGCGGGAATCCGCTTGCGTCGGCGGCGGCGCTGGCCGTTCTTGACGTCCTCACATCCGACGGTTTTCTGGACACAGCGAAGGGACTTTCAGATTATCTTCTTGGACTTCTGGGGGAGACGGCAAAGCACCATGCGTTTATAAAAGAAGTCCGCGGGTTGGGGATGCTGATCGGAATCGAATTTGATTGGCCGGTCAAGCGCGTGGTTGCAGGTTGTCTCGAACGCGGTCTGATTGTCGGGACCGCCGGCGAAAATGTCCTCCGTCTCTTGCCTCCACTGATAGCCACACGTGAGGACATGGACGAAGCCGTTTCGGTTCTTCGCTCGGTGCTGGAGGTACAGAAGAATGAAAATGCTCAAGCATAAGGACCTTATATCGATTTTTGATCTGGCGAGGGAGGAGATTGAGGAGATATTCTCTCTGGCTCAGTCCCTGAAGAAGCGCCTGCGTGATAACGAGGTTGTCACGCCGCTCGCCGGGAAGACACTGGCCATGATTTTTGAGAAACCCAGCCTCCGAACGCGAGTCACGTTCACGGCCGGAATGACACAACTGGGCGGGAACGCGATCTTTTTGGGGCCGAACGACATCAACATGGGTGTACGCGAATCGGCGGCCGACACCGCCAAAAACCTTGAGCGATGGGTCAACGCCATTATGGCACGCACATTCGCGCATGAAACCGTTCTTGCGCTTGCGCGCGAGGCCTCCATCCCCGTAATCAACGGACTCACCGACCGGTTGCACCCATGCCAGGTACTGAGCGATTGCTTCACCCTGCTCGAAAAATTCGGATCTCTCGCGAACATCAAGGTATGTTTTCTCGGAGACGGGAATAACGTTGCGCATTCCTGGTTGAATGCGGCCGCTCGACTGGGGTTCCACTTCTCGATAGCGTGTCCGCCCGGATATGAGCCGCTGGGTGAAATCGTCGATGAGTGTCGGGCCGAGGCGGGGGAGAGAATTCAGGTTACTCATGATGCTGCGGATGCATTGGAAGATGCCGACGTCGTTTATACCGACGTGTGGGCGAGCATGGGGCAGGAGCATGAGGCTGAGCAGCGAAATAAGGTTTTCGCGCCGTACCAATTGAACAAGGCGGCGCTTTCACTCGCTCGCCCCAGCGCGCTCGTCATGCACTGCCTGCCGGCGCACCGGAACCTGGAGATCACCGACGAAGTGATCGACGGACCGCAGTCGATTGTGTTCGACCAGGCGGAGAACCGGTTGCACGTGCAGAAGGCAGTACTGGTTCTCCTGATGGCGGACTAGACTGAAATCCATTACGCCTTTAGCCCGCTGAGTACCATTCGTTTTACCAAGGGAGAAGCGACGGGAAGATGAGAGACAGCGTCAAAAAAGTGGTGCTTGCGTATTCCGGCGGACTCGATACTTCGGTGATCCTCCGGTGGATTGTTGATAACTACGACGCCGAAGTGGTCGCGTTCACAGCCGATCTCGGGCAGGGCGAGGAGCTGGATTCCCTCGAGGAAAAGGCGAAGAAGACCGGCGCCAGCAAAATCTACATCGAAGACCTGAAAGAAGAGTTTGTTCGCGATTTCGTGTTTCCCGCCGTCAAAGCGAATCTCGTTTATGAGGGTACCTACCTTCTTGGAACCTCGATAGCCCGTCCTTTAATCGCAAAAAAACAGATCGAGATAGCACGCAAGGAAGGCGCCGATGCCGTCGCGCACGGAGCAACCGGCAAGGGAAACGATCAGGTGCGTTTCGAGCTGACGTATTTTGCGCTCGAGCCGGCAATCAAGGTGATCGCGCCCTGGCGCGAGTGGTCGTTCAAATCGCGCACCGATCTGATTACCTATGCCCGCGACTGCGGCATTCCGATTACCGTAACCGAGCGGAAACCTTACAGCAGCGATCGAAACCTGTTCCATATCAGCTTCGAGGGAGGTATTCTGGAGGATCCCTGGAACGAGCCTCCCGAGGACATGTTCCTTCTGTCCGTTTCACCGGAACGTGCGCCTGACAAGGCGACCTCTTTGGAGATCGAGTTTGAACACGGCGTTCCCGTCGCTCTCGATGGGAAACTCCTGGGTCCGGTCGAGATGCTGACCAAGCTGAATGAGGTGGCTGGCCGAAACGGCATCGGGCGGGTCGACATGGTCGAGAACAGGTTCGTCGGCATGAAGTCGCGCGGCGTCTACGAGACACCCGGCGGGACGGTCCTGCACGTCGCGCATCGGGCGCTGGAGTCGATCACGCTCGATCGCGAGGTAATGCACCTGCGCGATTCGCTGATTCCGCGGTACGCCGAGCTTGTGTACTACGGCTTCTGGTTTGCGCCCGAAACGGAATTGCTGCGAAAGATCGTCGACGAAACACAAATTTCGGTGAGCGGAACGGTCCGCCTCAAGTTGTACAAGGGTAACTGCAGCGTGACCGGTCGAAAATCGGAGCGCTCATTGTATCACGCCGATTTCGCCACATTTGAAAAGGAAACCATCTATAACCAGGCGGATGCGGCCGGCTTCATCCGGCTGAACGCGCTCAGGCTGCGCATCCGGGCGCTCATCGACAAATAGGATCGTGCGCACCGACCGGGGAAATCAAGCATGACCGCAAAATTATGGGGTGGCCGGTTTCGGAAGGAGCAGGATAAGCGTGCCCTGCTTTACTCGCAGTCGATCACGTTTGATTATCGGCTGTATCCCTACGACATCGGGGGTAGCATCGCTTATGCGAAAATGCTCGGCCGGTGCGGCTTCATCAAGAAGAAAGATACCGACGCGATCGAGAAAGCCTTGTCCGATATCCTCGCACAGATGGATGCCGAGAAATTTTCATTCGATATCGATCTGGAGGATATCCATACGAATATTGAGGCAGCCCTGGTGACGCGGGTGGGTGCGGATATCGGAGGGCGGCTGCATACCGGCCGCAGCCGAAACGATCAGGTGGCGCTCGATATGCGGATGTACGTGAAGGATGAGGCACTGGAGATCAGGGGCGGCCTGCAGCAGGTCCGCCGAGCGCTGATCGCGCAGGCCGAGAAAAATCTGGACGCAGTCATGCCGGGATTCACGCATCTGCAGCATGCGCAGCCCGTTCTTTTAGCCCACCATCTCCTCGCGTACAATGAGATGCTCGTACGCGATGAGGAAAGATTTCTCAAGGCCTATGAAGCGGCCGACGTGATGCCGCTCGGTTCGGCCGCACTTGCAGGAACAAGCTTTCAAATTGACCGGCAGTTTCTGGCAAAAGAATTGAACTTTGCAAAGCTCTCGAATAACAGCATCGACGCTGTTTCCGATCGAGATTACCTTATCGAGTTGCTTTCCGCCTGCGCCACATTCATGATGCACATCTCGCGCCTGAGCGAAGAGCTTATTCTCTGGTCATCGTCGGAATTCGGATTCGTTGAGATGGATGACGCTTTCACGACCGGCTCCAGTATCATGCCTCAGAAAAAGAATCCGGATATCGCCGAACTCGCGCGGGCAAGGACGGCAAAAGTATACGGCAACCTGATGACCTTGCTTTGCCTGATGAAGGGGTTGCCGCTCGCGTATAACCGGGACCTTCAGGAGGATAAGCCGTGTGTCTTTGATTCGGTGGATATCGTCAGAGACACTCTGGATGTGTTCGCCCCCATGATCGAAACACTGGTCGTGAACGCGAAGAGGATGGAGCAGGAATGTAAAGCCGGTTTCCTCAATGCCACCGAT
This genomic stretch from Candidatus Abyssobacteria bacterium SURF_5 harbors:
- a CDS encoding TetR/AcrR family transcriptional regulator; the protein is MSEHSLTRAPTTRPMRTASSKNKAASASETKQKIVDATLAIAAEKGFDQATTAEIARKAGVAEGSIYNYFRTKDDLLIHTVTCFAGSYLSALVDALSNEPPGLQKLDRLISFHFHFFTKEGNIFQIIYGKRPGAKVQMARILHVAVAPYASLIAGVISEGIELGRIKKVDPQIAASFLLGGMQLTLLRRYFDPGTFSPEQAVDEIKQIYLEGLLQVRQQGKEQEHER
- the argF gene encoding ornithine carbamoyltransferase, which translates into the protein MLKHKDLISIFDLAREEIEEIFSLAQSLKKRLRDNEVVTPLAGKTLAMIFEKPSLRTRVTFTAGMTQLGGNAIFLGPNDINMGVRESAADTAKNLERWVNAIMARTFAHETVLALAREASIPVINGLTDRLHPCQVLSDCFTLLEKFGSLANIKVCFLGDGNNVAHSWLNAAARLGFHFSIACPPGYEPLGEIVDECRAEAGERIQVTHDAADALEDADVVYTDVWASMGQEHEAEQRNKVFAPYQLNKAALSLARPSALVMHCLPAHRNLEITDEVIDGPQSIVFDQAENRLHVQKAVLVLLMAD
- a CDS encoding zinc ribbon domain-containing protein produces the protein MPTYEYECTSCGHICEVFHGMTVKPRVKCPECGGQTRKKIGAGAGIIFKGSGFYETDYKRKSNDAKCQPNSPKPSETKNDKKTDSPKAD
- the argH gene encoding argininosuccinate lyase — translated: MTAKLWGGRFRKEQDKRALLYSQSITFDYRLYPYDIGGSIAYAKMLGRCGFIKKKDTDAIEKALSDILAQMDAEKFSFDIDLEDIHTNIEAALVTRVGADIGGRLHTGRSRNDQVALDMRMYVKDEALEIRGGLQQVRRALIAQAEKNLDAVMPGFTHLQHAQPVLLAHHLLAYNEMLVRDEERFLKAYEAADVMPLGSAALAGTSFQIDRQFLAKELNFAKLSNNSIDAVSDRDYLIELLSACATFMMHISRLSEELILWSSSEFGFVEMDDAFTTGSSIMPQKKNPDIAELARARTAKVYGNLMTLLCLMKGLPLAYNRDLQEDKPCVFDSVDIVRDTLDVFAPMIETLVVNAKRMEQECKAGFLNATDLADYLVKKDVPFRQAHAIVGKVVSFCIRENAAIEDLPLEKLQEFSPLFQKDVYKEISLAAVINSRRAPGGTARPNVLKAIRRAKKDLGME
- a CDS encoding argininosuccinate synthase, whose amino-acid sequence is MRDSVKKVVLAYSGGLDTSVILRWIVDNYDAEVVAFTADLGQGEELDSLEEKAKKTGASKIYIEDLKEEFVRDFVFPAVKANLVYEGTYLLGTSIARPLIAKKQIEIARKEGADAVAHGATGKGNDQVRFELTYFALEPAIKVIAPWREWSFKSRTDLITYARDCGIPITVTERKPYSSDRNLFHISFEGGILEDPWNEPPEDMFLLSVSPERAPDKATSLEIEFEHGVPVALDGKLLGPVEMLTKLNEVAGRNGIGRVDMVENRFVGMKSRGVYETPGGTVLHVAHRALESITLDREVMHLRDSLIPRYAELVYYGFWFAPETELLRKIVDETQISVSGTVRLKLYKGNCSVTGRKSERSLYHADFATFEKETIYNQADAAGFIRLNALRLRIRALIDK
- a CDS encoding aspartate aminotransferase family protein, which codes for MNTKEIVDLNHAYVIDTYGKQRNLALVKGRGTRVQDADGRIYLDFLSGLAVNALGHCHPAVVDALRNQAETLIHVSNLYYIEPQVRLAEALVSHSFASKCFFCNSGAEANEAAIKLARKWGNTSGKGGRIITFRNSFHGRTLATITATGQEKFQRNFQPLVDGFSYASLNDIESVEELADGRTCAILLELVQAEGGVHVASQGFVDSLRRFCEERDLLLILDEVQTGMGRTGRLFAYEHYNLEPDIVTLAKALGGGVPIGAMLAGPKVADVLQPGDHASTFGGNPLASAAALAVLDVLTSDGFLDTAKGLSDYLLGLLGETAKHHAFIKEVRGLGMLIGIEFDWPVKRVVAGCLERGLIVGTAGENVLRLLPPLIATREDMDEAVSVLRSVLEVQKNENAQA